One window of the Oncorhynchus clarkii lewisi isolate Uvic-CL-2024 chromosome 19, UVic_Ocla_1.0, whole genome shotgun sequence genome contains the following:
- the LOC139374319 gene encoding LOW QUALITY PROTEIN: BTB/POZ domain-containing protein KCTD3-like (The sequence of the model RefSeq protein was modified relative to this genomic sequence to represent the inferred CDS: deleted 1 base in 1 codon; substituted 1 base at 1 genomic stop codon), which yields MAANGNNLTSGMGEIIQLNVGGTRFSTSRQTLMWIPDSFFSSLLSGRISSLLDETGAIFIDRDPTAFAPILNFLRTKELDLRGVNINILRHEAEFYGITPLVRRLLLCEEIERSCCGSVLFHGYLPPPGTNVLLPARNSSPTPAASGLAAEDRPGPSRAEGGFPQTCPPHTSLPGTPGAEAPHRLGAVVDPRKVLIVAGHHNWIVVAYTHFVICYRIKESSGWQQVFSSPYLDWSIERIALNAKVVGGPHGDKDKMVAAASDSNIILWASIQDGGSGNEIGVFSLGVPVDHLFFIGNQLVATSHMGKVGVWNAVTQHWQHRVQDVVPITSCDTAGSFLLLGCNNGSIYYIDMQKFPLRMKDNDLLVTELYHDPSDDAITALSVYFTPKTSVSGNWIEMAYGTSSGAVWVIVQHPETVGSGPQLFQTFTVHRSPVTKIMLSEKHLVSVCADNNHVRTWTVTRFRGMISTQPGSTPLASFKILSLEETESHGSYSSGNDIGPFGERDDQQVFIQKVIPITNKLFVRLSSTGKRICEVAAVDGTTISCFTVRECEGSSRMGSRPRRYLFTGHGNGSIQMWDLTTAMDTANKGEEKKKDEVGGPTEEELLQLLDQCDLSTSRCATPNISPAPSVLQPSHLXESCSSLQLQAQNPIPETATYGALRPYRESPLLARARRTESFHNYKDFQNFSLGKGLLESPGQAPGQGARPGTEARTRSLCEAGEEVGRRGSAMELWASRTTNAAYANVFANVAVVTDTDAAEGITESPRQLPESPGGDIRRRLQLEEEEWAGLGSGAEARSEVRRKAGFEGGLFLGRKRAPPVPQLSSLSSGVSSGGCSDSSSTASPSPTKLASTSPRRRKCSEPANQDSSL from the exons ATGGCCGCGAATGGCAACAATTTAACATCTGGGATGGGAGAAATTATCCAACTGAACGTTGGTGGGACACG gtTCAGCACCTCTAGACAGACTCTCATGTGGATCCCAGACTCTTTCTTTTCAAG tttgCTGAGTGGGAGAATATCATCTCTACTGGATGAAACTGGAGCT ATATTTATTGACAGGGACCCAACAGCCTTTGCGCCCATCTTGAATTTCCTTCGAACCAAAGAGTTAGACTTAAG GGGGGTAAACATTAACATTCTCCGCCATGAAGCTGAGTTTTATGGGATAACGCCATTAG TGAGGAGGTTGCTGCTGTGTGAGGAAATAGAACGTTCGTGCTGTGGCAGTGTTCTGTTCCATGGATACCTTCCCCCTCCAGGTACT AATGTGCTTCTCCCAGCCCGTAACTCCAGCCCCACCCCTGCAGCCTCTGGCCTTGCCGCTGAGGATCGGCCTGGTCCTAGCAGAGCAGAAGGGGGGTTCCCCCAAACCtgccccccccacacctctcttcCCGGAACCCCTGGAGCCGAGGCGCCACACAGACTGG GTGCTGTGGTGGATCCTAGGAAGGTGCTGATTGTAGCTGGACATCATAACTGGATCGTAGTGGCTTATACACACTTTGTCATCTGTTACAG GATAAAGGAGTCGTCAGGGTGGCAGCAGGTGTTTTCTAGCCCCTATCTGGACTGGTCCATTGAGAGAATCGCTCTCAACGCCAAG GTGGTAGGCGGTCCCCATGGCGATAAGGACAAGATGGTGGCAGCCGCCTCCGATAGCAACATCATCCTCTGG GCATCCATCCAGGACGGAGGGAGCGGCAACGAGATAG GTGTGTTTAGTCTGGGTGTACCAGTAGATCATCTATTCTTCATTGGGAACCAGCTAGTGGCCACCAGTCACATGGGGAAGGTGGGGGTCTGGAACGCTGTCACACAGCATTGGCAACATAgg GTGCAAGACGTAGTTCCCATCACCAGCTGTGACACAGCTGGCTCCTTCCTGCTTCTGGGTTGCAACAACGGATCCATTTACTATATAG acatgcAGAAGTTTCCTTTGAGGATGAAGGATAATGATCTGTTGGTGACAGAACTGTACCACGACCCATCTGACGATGCCATAACTGCCCTCAGTGTCTACTTCACACCCAAGACCA gtgTGAGTGGTAACTGGATAGAGATGGCGTATGGGACCAGTTCTGGAGCAGTGTGGGTTATAGTCCAACACCCTGAGACAGTAGGCTCTGGACCTCAGCTCTTCCAGACCTTCACTGTCCACCGCTCCCCTGTCACCAAGATCATGCTCTCTGAGAAACACCTGGTCTCAG TGTGTGCGGACAACAACCATGTGCGTACGTGGACAGTGACGCGGTTCCGAGGCATGATCTCCACGCAGCCTGGCTCCACCCCCCTCGCCTCCTTTAAGATCCTCTCATTGGAGGAGACTGAGAGCCACGGCAGCTACTCATCAGGCAATGACattg GTCCATTTGGGGAGAGAGACGACCAGCAGGTGTTTATTCAGAAGGTCATCCCCATCACCAACAAGCTGTTTGTTCGCCTCTCCTCCACTGGGAAAAG GATCTGTGAGGTGGCGGCAGTGGATGGGACCACCATCTCGTGTTTCACAGTTAGGGAGTGTGAGGGTTCTAGCAGGATGGGTTCTAGACCCAGGAGGTACCTGTTCACAGGCCATGGCAATGGCAGCATTCAGATGTGGGACCTCACCACCGCTATGGACACTGCCAacaagggagaggagaagaagaaagatg AGGTGGGCGGGCCAACAGAAGAGGAGCTGCTTCAGCTATTGGACCAGTGTGACCTCAGCACCTCCCGCTGTGCCACGCCCAACATCAGCCCCGCCCCCTCGGTGCTGCAGCCCAGCCATCTCTGAGAGTCCTGCTCCAG CCTCCAGCTGCAGGCCCAGAATCCCATTCCAGAGACGGCCACCTACGGAGCTCTGCGACCCTACAGAGAGAGCCCACTGCTGGCCCGAGCCCGGCGCACAGAGTCCTTCCACAACTACAAAGACTTCCAGAACTTCTCCCTAGGGAAAGGCTTGCTGGAGAGCCCTGGACAGGCTCCAGGACAGGGGGCACGCCCAGGTACAGAAGCCAGAACCCGGTCGCTGTGTGAGGCTGGAGAGGAGGTTGGGAGGAGGGGCTCTGCCATGGAGCTCTGGGCTAGCCGAACCACTAACGCCGCCTACGCTAATGTCTTTGCTAACGTTGCTGTGGTCACAGACACCGATGCAGCTGAGGGTATCACAGAATCGCCACGGCAACTGCCTGAGAGCCCTGGTGGAGACATTCGTCGAAGGCTCcaattggaggaggaggagtgggcgGGGCTTGGATCAGGGGCGGAGGCTAGGTCTGAGGTGAGGAGGAAGGCAGGGTTTGAGGGGGGGTTGTTTCTGGGCAGGAAGAGGGCACCTCCCGTCCCCCAGCTCTCCTCGCTGTCCTCGGGGGTGTCCTCGGGAGGATGCAGTGACTCCTCCTCCAccgcctccccctcccccactaaGCTGGCCTCCACTTCCCCCCGGCGCAGGAAGTGCAGCGAGCCGGCCAATCAGGACAGCAGCCTGTGA